Proteins encoded in a region of the Atopobium sp. oral taxon 416 genome:
- a CDS encoding uracil-DNA glycosylase family protein, with protein MDFADIFEAIRQDEQNASYTERGIDPLYTASTTSRIVIIGQAPGRIAEATHIPWNDRSGERLRSWLGMAAETFYDPAKVAILPMDFYFPGKGKSGDLPPRPGFAEKWHPLLLSQMPQVRLLVLVGTYAVHHYLELPAKVKLTDIVRGYEGYLPKSFPLVHPSPRNQIWMKRNPWFETDVVPALQSEVARALS; from the coding sequence ATGGATTTCGCAGATATCTTCGAAGCCATCAGGCAGGATGAGCAGAATGCGTCCTATACGGAGCGCGGTATTGACCCGCTCTACACGGCCTCTACCACCTCCCGCATCGTAATCATCGGACAGGCGCCCGGACGCATTGCAGAGGCGACGCATATTCCCTGGAACGACAGGAGCGGAGAGCGCCTGAGAAGCTGGCTCGGGATGGCGGCAGAGACCTTCTACGATCCTGCGAAGGTCGCAATCCTTCCTATGGACTTCTATTTCCCCGGCAAGGGAAAGTCAGGCGACCTGCCGCCGAGGCCCGGCTTTGCCGAGAAGTGGCATCCACTCCTGCTCTCCCAGATGCCGCAGGTCAGGCTCCTCGTGCTTGTCGGGACCTACGCCGTGCACCACTATCTGGAGCTACCGGCAAAGGTGAAGCTCACGGATATCGTGCGCGGCTATGAGGGATACCTGCCCAAGAGCTTCCCGCTCGTCCATCCCTCTCCTAGAAACCAGATCTGGATGAAGAGGAACCCCTGGTTCGAGACAGATGTCGTGC